From a region of the Seleniivibrio woodruffii genome:
- a CDS encoding GatB/YqeY domain-containing protein — protein MSLKAKITEDMKTFMKEKNQLALDTVRMLRAEIKNAEIDAKAELDDAGVQKVIATAMKKRRDAADQFKAAGRDDLADKELAEAKFLSGYMPEQMSEDEVKAVVAAACEGVDTSDKKNFGKVMQAVMAKTAGKADGKLINQLVKDAFDGNN, from the coding sequence ATGTCACTGAAAGCTAAGATTACGGAAGATATGAAAACGTTTATGAAAGAGAAGAATCAGCTTGCTCTGGATACCGTGCGTATGCTCCGTGCTGAGATAAAGAACGCAGAGATAGACGCCAAGGCAGAACTTGACGATGCCGGCGTTCAGAAAGTTATCGCAACTGCAATGAAAAAACGCAGAGATGCCGCCGACCAGTTCAAGGCCGCAGGCAGAGACGACCTTGCGGACAAAGAGCTTGCCGAGGCAAAATTTCTTTCAGGCTACATGCCTGAGCAGATGAGCGAAGATGAGGTTAAAGCGGTCGTTGCGGCTGCTTGCGAGGGTGTTGACACATCCGATAAAAAGAATTTCGGCAAAGTTATGCAGGCTGTAATGGCTAAGACCGCAGGCAAAGCGGACGGTAAACTCATTAATCAGCTTGTTAAGGATGCTTTTGATGGGAATAATTGA
- a CDS encoding cob(I)yrinic acid a,c-diamide adenosyltransferase — MSVTTKGGDKGQTSLFSGERVGKDDIRIETLGTGDELVSNLGELKFILPKYAGTIERIQKNIFTINSHCADSSGEKFIPAEGEVEFLEEFIRSGEKQLDLKGFIIPSENIRAAKTDICRTICRRFERRLISLSACANVNAAVLKYVNRLSDFLYILARLVGKESF; from the coding sequence ATGAGCGTCACCACCAAAGGCGGAGACAAAGGGCAGACTTCCCTTTTCAGCGGCGAGCGTGTTGGCAAGGACGACATCCGCATTGAGACGCTGGGAACCGGAGACGAACTGGTGAGCAATCTGGGTGAGCTGAAATTTATTCTGCCAAAATATGCGGGAACGATTGAACGCATTCAGAAGAATATCTTCACAATTAACTCCCACTGCGCCGATTCATCTGGAGAAAAATTCATCCCCGCTGAGGGCGAGGTGGAGTTTCTGGAAGAGTTCATCCGCAGCGGTGAAAAACAGCTTGATCTTAAAGGTTTTATAATTCCATCCGAAAATATAAGAGCGGCTAAGACCGATATATGCCGCACCATCTGCCGCAGATTTGAAAGACGATTGATTAGTCTTTCGGCATGTGCTAATGTAAATGCCGCTGTTTTAAAATATGTTAACAGGCTGTCGGACTTTTTATATATTCTGGCGAGGCTTGTTGGTAAGGAGAGTTTTTGA
- the pfkA gene encoding 6-phosphofructokinase, giving the protein MNRIAVMTSGGDCPGMNAAIRSVVRTGIANGLEVFGIEQGYKGLMENRIKLLESKDVANMIQRGGTFLKSARSLEFKTDEGQQMAVGNLEANGIEGLVVIGGDGSLTGARILHEKFGIKVVGLPGSIDNDIYGTSISIGVDTALNTICRAVDMINETASSHDRTFLIEVMGRNCGYLALMSAIASGAEAVIIPEVKYNIESIINKIKVRYVEGKSRSVVIVAEGAGSAYDIGKAFQLIGGFDTRITVLGHLQRGGAPSVFDRTLATRLGSAAVKGLIEGRTGVMAGLGNREISFTPLSEVLTKKRDLDETMLKIAEELSL; this is encoded by the coding sequence ATGAACAGAATAGCTGTTATGACCAGCGGGGGCGACTGCCCCGGGATGAATGCCGCCATACGAAGCGTAGTGCGCACCGGAATAGCCAACGGGCTTGAGGTGTTCGGCATTGAGCAGGGCTATAAAGGTCTTATGGAGAACAGAATAAAACTCCTTGAAAGCAAGGATGTTGCAAATATGATACAGCGGGGCGGCACATTTCTGAAAAGTGCCAGATCACTTGAGTTCAAGACCGATGAGGGACAGCAGATGGCAGTCGGAAACCTTGAGGCGAACGGCATCGAGGGGCTGGTGGTGATAGGCGGCGACGGTTCGCTCACAGGAGCAAGGATCCTTCACGAGAAATTCGGAATAAAGGTCGTGGGGCTTCCGGGGTCAATAGACAACGATATCTACGGCACGAGCATCTCCATAGGCGTTGATACCGCTCTGAACACCATCTGCCGTGCGGTGGATATGATAAACGAGACAGCCAGCTCACACGACAGAACGTTCCTTATAGAGGTCATGGGGCGCAACTGCGGCTATCTGGCTCTTATGTCGGCCATAGCATCCGGTGCTGAGGCGGTCATAATTCCAGAGGTCAAATATAACATCGAAAGCATAATCAATAAAATAAAGGTCAGATACGTTGAGGGAAAATCCAGAAGTGTGGTCATAGTTGCCGAAGGAGCCGGAAGCGCATACGACATAGGCAAGGCGTTTCAGCTCATCGGCGGGTTCGACACCAGAATAACGGTTCTGGGACATCTCCAGAGGGGCGGTGCACCGTCGGTGTTCGACAGAACACTTGCAACCCGTCTGGGTTCTGCCGCCGTTAAAGGGCTTATCGAAGGCCGCACGGGGGTAATGGCGGGGCTTGGCAACCGTGAGATATCTTTCACTCCTCTGTCGGAAGTTCTCACCAAAAAGAGAGACCTTGACGAGACCATGCTCAAAATAGCCGAAGAGCTGAGCCTCTGA